The Marinilongibacter aquaticus genome has a window encoding:
- a CDS encoding PVC-type heme-binding CxxCH protein, translating into MRKILSLLGISIALYSCNQSHQKLSNEEYAALSDEQKRSAEYALEGIALEDKDLEVTLFASEPMMLNPTDMDIDDRGRVWICEGYNYRNKLNPRNPYDDKGDRILILEDTNGDGKADTSKVFYQGEDINSALGIGVFGNRVIVSRSPYVFVFTDEDGDDVPDKKEIMFEGIGGEQHDHGMHAFTFGPDGKFYFNYGNAGEGMLTKDGKPLYDSQGRIIRNDGKPYREGMVYRSDLNGENVEILAWNFRNNYEVTVDSYGRVWQSDNDDDGNRGTRINFVMDYGNYGFKDEMTGADWRTRRVGMNDSIPLRHWHLNDPGVVPNMLQTFAGSPTGITVYEGENLPSKYQGQLLHTDAGPNIFRSYAVKEDGAGFTASISNILNGNYRDNWFRPSDVTVAPDGSVFVSDWYDPGVGGHAMGDPDRGRIYRVTSKKHAEYTFEKADYSTVEGNIKALQSPNTATRYNAWINLHDMGEDAEEALLELWKSSNPIMRARAFWLLTKIPGKGDKYVREAAKDADENIRVAAVRASRELADLDFSGFYMEMAEDASPQVRREVAEAIRYTPAKEIWLKLAQAYDGKDRWYLEALGIAAEGYWDTYLPAYIKQAGDNWLQNEAAKNIVWRSRSAMTLGLLGKIIESQKEDNIRFFRAMDFQKGDKNSVLFSLLDKSPSEEVEVTILKMLEIKNLEAYPKLEGEIKSLFGKVNDEDFLELAKKYPLEEDKSRLLELIRKSEEGKIINEAAHLFVAQYGLKEVKEMMYDADESKAINATERFGVIDSEPVTDMLVGIFQNTKLPLPQRQMAMEAMNGWESEARLWEMIKKDEVPEDVMDIAKKHMLGTWHTDIRAQAATFFGNDKTDNTDVSKLVAQKGDAKKGQEVFETYCTSCHIVKGKGTDFGPALSQIGSKLSKAGLYNAILNPSEGMGFGYETQKIIFTDGSEVLALVNSKTENELIVKLPGMSEQTRYPLKEVKSVEELKTSLMPKFPLEEEQLINLVEYLGELK; encoded by the coding sequence GCGAGGGGTATAATTACCGGAATAAACTGAACCCCCGAAACCCTTACGACGACAAGGGCGATCGTATTTTGATCTTAGAAGACACAAACGGCGACGGAAAAGCCGACACCTCGAAAGTCTTTTACCAAGGCGAAGACATCAATTCCGCTTTGGGAATTGGTGTGTTTGGCAATCGCGTGATTGTTTCGCGAAGCCCGTATGTCTTTGTTTTTACTGATGAAGATGGTGACGACGTGCCCGATAAAAAAGAAATCATGTTCGAAGGCATTGGCGGAGAACAACACGACCACGGCATGCACGCCTTTACTTTTGGCCCAGACGGCAAGTTCTACTTCAACTACGGCAATGCCGGTGAAGGCATGCTTACCAAAGATGGCAAACCATTATACGATAGCCAAGGCCGCATTATCCGCAACGATGGCAAACCGTACAGAGAAGGAATGGTTTACCGCTCTGACCTGAACGGTGAAAATGTGGAAATTTTGGCTTGGAACTTCCGGAACAACTACGAAGTTACTGTGGATTCTTACGGCAGAGTGTGGCAATCGGACAATGACGACGACGGAAACCGCGGCACGCGAATCAATTTTGTGATGGATTACGGAAACTATGGTTTCAAAGACGAAATGACAGGAGCCGACTGGCGTACCCGCCGCGTAGGCATGAACGACTCCATTCCGCTTAGACACTGGCATTTGAACGATCCTGGCGTGGTGCCCAATATGTTGCAAACTTTCGCAGGCTCACCGACAGGGATTACCGTATATGAAGGGGAAAACTTACCTTCAAAATACCAAGGACAATTGCTGCACACCGATGCCGGTCCAAACATCTTCCGATCGTACGCCGTCAAAGAAGACGGAGCAGGGTTTACCGCTAGTATCTCAAACATCCTGAACGGCAATTACCGCGACAATTGGTTCCGCCCGTCTGATGTAACAGTGGCTCCAGATGGCTCTGTTTTCGTTTCAGACTGGTACGATCCAGGTGTAGGAGGCCATGCCATGGGCGATCCGGACAGAGGACGTATTTACCGTGTGACTTCGAAAAAGCATGCCGAATATACTTTTGAAAAAGCAGATTACAGCACAGTTGAAGGCAACATAAAGGCTCTTCAGAGTCCGAATACAGCTACCCGTTACAATGCGTGGATCAACCTGCACGACATGGGAGAAGATGCAGAGGAAGCCTTGCTCGAATTGTGGAAAAGCTCCAACCCCATTATGCGTGCCCGTGCTTTTTGGTTGCTCACCAAGATACCGGGCAAAGGAGACAAATATGTACGCGAAGCGGCAAAAGATGCCGATGAAAATATTCGTGTAGCGGCTGTTCGTGCTAGCCGCGAATTGGCCGACTTGGATTTTTCTGGCTTTTACATGGAAATGGCCGAAGACGCATCGCCACAAGTGCGAAGAGAAGTGGCCGAAGCCATTAGATATACACCTGCGAAAGAAATTTGGTTGAAATTGGCCCAAGCCTACGACGGAAAAGATCGTTGGTATTTAGAAGCTTTGGGTATTGCAGCCGAAGGCTATTGGGACACTTATCTGCCTGCTTACATCAAACAAGCCGGTGACAATTGGCTGCAAAATGAAGCGGCAAAAAACATTGTATGGCGTAGCAGAAGTGCAATGACTTTAGGCTTGTTGGGTAAAATCATCGAGAGCCAAAAAGAGGACAATATCCGCTTCTTCAGGGCTATGGATTTCCAAAAAGGAGACAAAAACAGTGTGCTTTTCAGCCTTTTGGATAAATCACCTTCGGAAGAGGTGGAAGTGACGATTTTGAAAATGCTGGAAATCAAAAATCTCGAAGCTTATCCCAAACTGGAAGGTGAAATCAAAAGCCTCTTTGGAAAAGTCAATGACGAAGATTTCCTTGAATTGGCGAAAAAATATCCGCTCGAAGAAGACAAATCAAGACTTTTGGAACTGATCCGTAAAAGTGAAGAAGGCAAAATCATCAACGAAGCCGCCCATCTTTTTGTCGCTCAGTACGGCTTGAAAGAAGTGAAGGAAATGATGTACGATGCCGATGAAAGCAAAGCCATCAACGCCACCGAACGTTTCGGCGTAATCGACTCTGAGCCGGTAACCGACATGTTGGTGGGCATTTTCCAAAACACCAAACTGCCTTTGCCGCAAAGACAAATGGCCATGGAAGCCATGAACGGCTGGGAAAGTGAAGCAAGACTTTGGGAAATGATCAAGAAAGACGAAGTTCCAGAAGACGTGATGGACATTGCCAAAAAACACATGCTCGGCACCTGGCATACAGATATTCGAGCCCAAGCCGCCACTTTCTTCGGTAACGACAAAACGGACAACACCGACGTATCGAAACTTGTAGCCCAAAAAGGCGATGCAAAAAAAGGACAAGAAGTATTTGAAACATATTGTACTAGCTGCCATATCGTAAAAGGGAAAGGCACCGATTTTGGCCCGGCTCTCAGTCAAATTGGTTCGAAACTATCGAAGGCGGGATTGTACAATGCCATCTTGAACCCATCTGAAGGAATGGGCTTCGGCTACGAAACACAGAAAATCATTTTCACGGACGGCAGCGAAGTGTTGGCTCTGGTCAATTCGAAAACAGAAAACGAATTGATCGTGAAACTACCTGGCATGTCTGAGCAAACACGATACCCATTGAAGGAGGTCAAATCTGTGGAAGAATTAAAAACATCATTAATGCCCAAATTTCCTTTGGAGGAAGAACAATTGATTAATTTAGTGGAATATTTGGGTGAATTGAAGTAA